The segment CTGCATAGGATAGGAACTGCGCCGTAGAAATAGGTTTTCGTGGCGACTCCACCACCCTAATTCTACTAGGAGTTCAAAGGCGGCTTCTGGGGTTTGCGATCGCCCGATCTCACTGAGTAATTCTTGGGCATTCCGGTGGGTTTGTTCCGGTTGCAAGATCAAGCGTTCGAGGGACTCCAAACGGTTGCGATCGCTGTCTGTCCAGTTAACAAGTTCTTGCGCGATCGCTTGTCTTATCTTAGTAAAAAATTGCGCTTTTTCTTGCTGACGATGCTGTTCAACGTCGAGTTGATGTTTAATTTCTTCGACTTGACTACTGGGACGGGGTTCGTAGCGATCGCCTTTTTTCTTGAAGTAAATTTTATCCTCAGACAGTAGGCTATGGGCGGCGTAGCATTGAGGGGGGGTTTTGGCTGAAAATAGTAATTGGGACAGTCCGGCTGGCGTGACTCCTTCTGCGTCTTCTACCAGTAATTCCCAAGCGACTTCTAAACTAGATGGATCAAGGTAGGGTTCCACGTCTCGCAGAAATTGGGGGATCTCTTGAGGACTATAGGGACCTCCCTCGACTTCGTATTCTACCCGTTGGGGTCGAATTTTGTGAGATTGACCCCCCGCATCGATGACCATCCAATCTTTTTTTCCTTCTGGACGATCAACGACGGCTAGGCGACGTTCTCCTTGTACCCTAATTTCGATGAGTTTTCCTTTTTCCACCCGCTTTCTGCCTTGATTGTTGATCCTTGTCTTGTTCGATGCTTAGTCTCTAGCTTGATGTTAACTAAAAGCTGCGGGAATCGTCCTGATTGGCTTGATCCCGATTAGATTATCTTTCTGGTGGGCATCGCCCACTCTCCTGTTATCAAGATGCTGAGGGTCAAAAACTTGGCTTTTCAAAGCGATAAGTTTTTGTAACGAGGATTGATGCCTTGCTCCAAAAACTACTTCTGTACGGGCTTAATACTATTAAGCCCCTACTGACTTCTGACTTTTGACTTCTGACTTGGAGACTTCGTTAATGGGTACGGGCAAACCGCACCCCAAGGCAATTTTTGGAGTTGTTGGGCGTGACGTTAAGCTTCTTGGTTGACAAAGGGCAACAAGGCTAAAAATCTCGCTCTTTTGACGGCTTTTGTTAGATCTCTCTGCTGTTTGGCGGTTAGTCCAGTAATGCGTCGAGGTAACAATTTTCCCCGTTCGGTGATAAATTTTCGTAGCAGTTCGGTGTCTTTGTAGTCAATCGGTTGACTGGGGGCAATCGGGGAAAGACGTTTACGGTAGTAACTCATAATTTTTTCTTGACTTTTTAGCGATTTTGTGCTATCGACTTTTTATTTGATTTCCTTATGGATGGTGTGGGTGTTGCAGTGGGGGCAGAATTTTTTGATTTCCATTCTCCCTGTTGTATTACGGCGGTTTTTGCTGGTGGTATAGCGAGAAACCCCCGGCGATCGCTTGTCGGTGTTTGTCCGACACTCGGTACACTCTAAGGTGATGATGATGCGGACTCCTTTTTTAGCTGCCATAGTTGAGTTGCGTCAGTCAATTGTTGATAGGTTTACACACAAACGATTATTATCTCATATTCCCCTAGCGTTTGACAAGCAGAAATAGGACTTAATCAGCAGTAATCTTTACAAAATCCGGCTTGTTTGCTAAGGTTATAGGTTAAGTTAAATTAAACAAAATTACAAAAAATGCTTGTATTATCACAATTAATAGCAGTAGCCGGACAATTTCCTACCTATTTTGTCATTGTTTACGTTGTCGGATTTATTGCAGCCGTTACGATTGGTTCTATTGCTTGGTATAATTCAAAGCGTCCTGCCGGATGGGAAGATGCCCAACGTCCTGATTTTGTCCCTGACCTAGAAGACAAAGAATCAAAGTCTTAGGGATTGAGTATTGAACAAACATTAAATTGGTATTCTGTCTTAATTGGTGACAAGTATTTCTCTAGGGTATTTGTTAGCCAAAGTTCTACAAATACACTGCGAACGCCAGTAACTCTGGGGACATTCAGAAGTTTAGCTATTTCTTAATGCTAATGAATCCCCATCCATAATCGATAGATTATGGATGGGGTGCGTTCAAGGATATTTTTATGCTCTATCTAACACAGTCATCTGCCTATCTGATAGTGTCTAGCTTTGGGTTATTTGTTTTGATATATTCCTCTAACCCGTACAATCCAAATAGCTGCTAATAAGTGGGAAAATCAATATAACCTTCGGGTTCAAAGGAATACCAATCTTTCATGTCTGCGGGAGGATTCAGCGACCAACCATTGGCAAACCGTTCAACTAAATCGGGATTACTAATAAAGGGTCGTCCAAAGGCAATTAAGTCAGCATTTCCCTCTTTAATCGCTGCTTCTGCGGTTTCTTGGGTATAACCACAATTACCCATCAACGGTCCATCAAAGACGGCTCGAAATTCAGCTAGGGTCATCGGTTCTCCTAATCCATGAAACCCAAACTCTAACCCATTGACTAAATGAAGATAGGCTAACCCGTAAGTATTTAATTGTTGAGCAACATACAAGAAAGTTTCTCGATAATCTGGGGAACCCATGTCATTATAAATCCCATTAGGAGATAACCTAACCGCGACTCGATTGGCAGGAAAAACTGTTAAAATAGCCTCAACAATTTCTTGCAGAAACCGATAGCGATTTTCTAAACTTCCGCCGTATTTATCGGTGCGATGGTTGGTTTTTGTTTCGAGAAATTGATTGATTAAATAGCCATTAGCCGCATGAATTTCTACACCATCAAATCCGGCCATTTTTGCTTTTAAAGCGGCTTGACGATAATCTTCAACAATGCGGGGAATTTCTGGGGTTTCTAAGGCGCGAGGGGTTTCGTAGGGTTGTTTGCCAATGGGAGTATGAATATAGTCCCCATTAATCTTAATAGCAGAAGCAGAAACGGGTAGTTGACCGTTTTCTTGAAAACTACTATGAGACGCTCGTCCACAGTGCCAAAGCTGCATAAAAATCGGGGTTCCTTGATTACGTACGGCCTCGGTTACTTGTTTCCAGGCTTCGGCGTGTTCCTCGGTGTAAATATTAGGCGCATGAACCCATCCTTTAGCCTGGTGGGAGATGCTAGTCGCTTCAGTGATAAGTAACCCCGCAGAGGCGCGTTGGGTGTAGTATTGCGCCATTAAGGGGTTCGCTAGACCCTCTGCTCCGGCTCTCGCACGGGTCATCGGAGCCATCGCAACACGGTTTTTTAGGCTAATATCGCCTAGTTCAAAGGGACTCAATAAAGACGGGGAAGCAGTGGGAGTATTCATAAATTGATGAGTGACGGACAAACTGTACCTTATCCTAAATTAACATATTATTTTAAGATTTTTTTAATGGTTTTTTAGTAAAAATGTGCTGACGAAAGTATCTTTTTATTTTAACCGTTTCTTAACCTTTTCTAACTCTTCTCTAAAAGTTTAGAAAATTGGGTTGACAATTGCTAAATTAAATAACAGCTTGTAGAGTAAGTCAATAGAGATGATTCAAGTTATTTAGATCATCAGAAAGATTTTGTTTAAGTTAAGTTTTCTAGATCTTGATCAGTTTTGATTTTTAGTAAACGCTTTTTCATCTCTCTATTAGTTTCAACGTACTGCTATTATTTAATTATAATTTTTTTTGATAGTGAGCAATTTTTTTGACTTGCTTAAGGGGAATAATAACGCCCCAAGTATTATAGTTGATATTCGGGACTTTTTTCTCTTTTAATATAGAGCGTAATTCCCACACTAAATTACGCAATTTATTAGGTTCTATCACTATAATTTCTGGAGTAGGAATCAAAAAGATCCAGTAATCAGCTTGAGAACTCCATCCCCATCCAGTGAGATTTTTTGTATCAACGGAAATCGTCTCAAAAAATAGATTACCTGTCCTTGCCGAAGCTAAATCAAATTTATACTCGACAGTAATAATACTTCCATCAGAGCGCATTAACAGTCGATCAATACCCATTTTTTGGTATTTCTCTATAGAAGAAACATCTAAGATTTTATAAATAGACTTTAGCCATTCATCTAAAATTGCTTCCCCTTGTTTTCCTATTAATTCTTGATAATGGAAATTATAAATTTTCTTGTGATTGATAGTTGCCATAGATCAAAGGAATAGTTAATTGCAAGGTTTTTTCTTTTAAACAAATGGGTATTCCTGTAAATTTGGAAATAAATTTAACCCAATTCTTAAGTGTTTGAGAGCGTCGGTTACTTGTATCTGATAAATGATCTTCAGGACGATAAGCAATCTCTTTAACTAATTCATCGGTTAATTCTTTTCCTCCTTCAGTAACTGCTCCCATAATTAACCACACAGGACGATAATTTAACATGGCTTCAATTAGTAATCTAGTTTGAGTTTCTTGATCAGGAGCTTTGGCAATTAATTCACCTTTATTGGTTAGATTTAAGTTGATTTTTCGTCCTTTTCGATTTCTTTCAATTAATCTAAGTTCTTCTAACGTACTTAAAGCATATTGTCCATGGCGTGCAACATCTTTATTTTGCTTAGCTTTAGAGCCTAATTTTAATCCTAATTCGTAAGAACTATTTAATCCTTGATGAATCAATTCAAGAGTTTTAATCATTTTCTGGGGTTTATCGCATTGAGGGATATCTTCAAGAATATCCTTATCATCCCAACTATCAGGAATTGAGAATCTGGTTTTTAATAGTTCAATAGACTTAATTTGAATATCTAATATTGTTACTATTTGATTAATCGGATCTGAGACATACTGCATTTCAAAAGTATGAGCATCTATTCTATTTATATTACCAAGGAAATAGTCAACTTTTGCAATTTCTCCTTTTTGTCTAAGAGCTTCTAAAAATTGTGGTAATTCTTGACACACTTCAGTAGGAAAATCAAGCTTTCTTACTTTTCTCTGTAATTTTTTATCAGCAAATTTAAACTCAAACATTACTTTCTTCTCCGTGTTGGAATATTGATAATTGTTTAATTTCAAGAATTTCACTCTCAACTGCCAACAATTTATGAGCAACATCAGACATTGGAATAGGAAGGTAAGGCATAAAACGGGGACTCACAAATGCAGCAGCACGTCGAGTATGAAAAGTCAAATAAATACAATCAATCTCTATTTGTAATCTTTCCCAACACTCTGTCATTTGTGCTCTGAAATCTGAAAGTGACATTTCTTCTGTTTTATTAACATTAATTAACCCTTCTTCCTCAAGCTCCGAGATGTCTTTTAAGGGAACTAAAAAACCGACAACCTGCCCGTAGTAAGTAGCAGCAATACGCTTCATACCAAGCTGAACTTGACGCTTGAACTTTGGCAAACTGGTTCTTAGTTCCGATAAAGGCAATTGCTTAAAGGAACTCACTGAATTTGACCTCTGTGTAAGTTATACAACATATTACTTAATTTACGGAAGTAGCAAATTTATCATGCTTTACATTTTAACTCTAGAAGCTTTAAATAGCAAGTCTTTGAACATTTTTGTTTTTGCTTAATTTAGGCGATAACTGAACTTGCCCAAATTAATCCTTGGACAGAAGTGCGATCGCCAAAGGTACACCTTTGGCGATCAATGATTCGTTAAAATCAAATTAATGAGGCCATTTCCAGTTATTAATCTCTGGTTTATCGATACCATGTTCATAGGCATAGGCGCGATGTTCAATAATCGCATTTTTCATGCGTTCATAAACATAGGCTGCTGCTGATCCCAATTTAGGCACACGATTAATAACATCAATCACCAAATTAAAGCGGTCAATTTGATTATTAATCGCCAATTCTAAGGGAGTATTAATATTCCCCTTTTCCTTGTAACCGCGTACATGGAGATTATGGTGATTGGTGCGACGATAGGTTAACTTATGAATTAACCAAGGATAGCCATGAAAATTGAAAATAATGGGCTTATCTTTGGTAAACAAGTTATCAAAATCTCGATCTGAAAGTCCGTGAGGATGTTCTATTTCAGACTGTAATTTAAACAAGTCTACGACGTTAATAAACCGCACTTTCAAATCAGGAAATTCTTCGCGTAAAATAGCCGTTGCCGCTAAAGCTTCCTTCGTGGCAACATCACCACAAGAGGCCATAATCACATCAGGATGATCCGGTTCTGTGCCACAATCATCATTACTCGCCCAATCCCAAATCCCAATGCCTTTGGTACAATGTTTGATGGCTTGATCCATGTTCAAATACTGGAGATGTACCTGTTTATCAGAGACGATGACATTAACGTAGTCTTTGCTCTTTAAACAGTGATTAGCTACTGATAATAAACAGTTAGCATCGGGGGGAAAGTATACGCGAACCACGTCTGCACTTTTATTAGTAACCAGATCAACGTACCCTGGATCTTGATGACTAAACCCGTTGTGATCTTGTCGCCAAACTGTCGAAGAGAGTAAGATATTCAAAGAAGAGACAGAAGCACGCCAGGGAACCTCATTTTTACAGATATCCAGCCATTTTGCGTGTTGGTTAAACATGGAGTCCACTACATGAGCAAATGCTTCGTAGGTATGGAAAAACCCATGACGACCCGTTAATAAATAGCCTTCTAACCATCCTTGGAGGGTATGTTCGCTTAACATCTCCATGACCCGTCCATCGGTAGTAATTTCCGTTCCGTCCGCATCTTCAGGTAAGATCTCACCCATCCAGACTTTTTTACTGATTTCGTAGATAGCATTGAGACGGTTAGATGCGGTTTCATCCGGACCAAAAACGCGGAAATTGGTCATATTATTGGCCATGACATCCCGTAGAAAATTCCCCAATAAAGCCGTATTTCCCACTTCTACGGTTCCTGGTTTGGCAACTTCTACCCCATAATTACGAAAATCAGGCATTTTTAGGTCTTTACGCAATAAACCCCCGTTAGCGTGGGGGTTGGCACTCATGCGATGGTGTCCCGTGGGTGCGAGTTCTTTCAATTCGGGAATAAGGGTTCCGTTCTCATCAAAGAGTTCTTCAGGTGTGTAACTCTTTAACCAGTCTTCGAGGACTTTGATGTGTGCAGGGTTGCCGTGCATTCCTGATAAGGGGACTTGGTGCGATCGCCAAAAATCTTCGGTTTTTTTGCCGTCCACTGAGGCAGGTCCTGTCCATCCTTTAGGAGAGCGTAGCACAATCATCGGCCAGATGGGACGTTTAGCGACTCCACTGGTGCGTGCTTCTTGTTGAATGTGTTTAATTTCTGCGATCGCAGTTTCCAAAGTCGCGGCCATTTTTTGGTGCATCACTTCGGGGTCAGACCCTTCAACGAAATAGGGTTTATAACCATACCCTTTGAAGAGATATTCTAATTCTTCGTGACTAATACGGGCTAAAATAGTTGGATTAGCAATTTTATAACCATTGAGATGTAAAATCGGTAAAACTGCACCGTCACGGATAGGGTTAATGAATTTGTTAGAATGCCAGGCAGTGGCCAACGGTCCGGTTTCGGCTTCTCCATCCCCGACCACCGCAGCTACAATGAGATCGGGGTTATCTAAGGCAGCACCGTAAGCATGGGAAAGACTATAGCCTAATTCTCCCCCTTCATGAATTGATCCAGGGGTTTCTGGGGTACAATGGCTACCAATACCCCCAGGGAAAGAAAACTGTTTAAAGAACTTCTTCATCCCCTCTTCGTCTTCGCTTTTATCGGGGTAAGTTTCGGAGTAGGTTCCTTCAAGATAAACGGGTCCTAATATTCCTGGGGCACCGTGTCCAGGTCCTGCCATATAAATAACATCAAGTCCGTATTTTTTAATCAGTCGGTTGAGGTGAATATAAATGAAGCTTAACCCAGGACTAGACCCCCAATGGCCTAATAAGCGGTTTTTAACGTGGTCTTCTGTTAAAGGGTCTTTAAGTAAAGGATTATCCCGCAAATAGATCATACCAACAGCAAGATAATTACAAGCTCGCCAGTAAGCCTGAATTTGACGCAATTCTTCCGCAGAAAGGGGAGTTTGTTCTAAAGTTGGTCTTTCGGGTGTGGCTACCATTGGTTATGACTCCAAATTACACCTTAATCGGTTAATGGTTTCAGTAATCAGTTAAATTACTTTTTCTTGGTGACTGTTTACTGCTTTCAAAAGTGTAACGTTTTACAGAAAACAAGGCAATTGAGATCGAAGATTTGGATCGAATAATAACATATTTTTGATAAAATCTTAACCCAACCTTTAACTCTTGACAATTTATTTTCTTTTTATATATGTTGTTGGCTATTACCTGAATCTATTGAAAGATTATCTTAATATTTTTTTATAAACACTCGGCACAAAATAAATCTAAAAAAAATCAGTAATTATTTAATTTAGGACGGAAGAAAAGGGTAACTTTAGGTCAAGTCAAATCAATGTTTGTTTAATTAATTATCGTTTATGAATCAACAACTTTTAGGGGGAATGGTGAGTGCTGTCTTTTCATCAAGTCTCCTTCTTGCCACACCGACAACCCTAGCAGCCAATATCCCCGCTCAGCTTAGTACACTTACCCTAGAATTTAATCAAAAGCTCGATCAAACGATTGTTCAATTGAATGGGGAATTAACGGGTATTAATATTGCTTTAGCTGATGTCTACACTCTTTATCGAGATGTGTTACCCAACGAGTTTGCCAATAGTGACTCCGAGTGTTTTCAAGGACCTTTGTCTGCACCGACAAGTATTTGCAATAATCCTGATTCTTTTATCTTTTTAGATAATATTCATCCAACATCAGCCACTCATAGTCGAATTGCTGATATTTCCTTTGCCGTCCTTGATAATACGGTCAAAGCGTCGGTAGATGAAGTCTTTATTTTTGGAGATAGTCTGAGCGATCGCAATAACTTCTATAGTTTTAGTAATGGGTTTGTCCCCCCCACAGTAGCAACTGGTGGAGCGTTCGCTGGAACTCCTCTCTACAGTCCGGGGGCGTTCACTGATAACTTGTTATGGTGGGAACACCTGATTAATGATTTAGGAGTATCCAGTCCCGTCAGCTACTATGATGATGTTTTCTTGAACATTTTCCCCACTGATCCCACTGGAGGGATTAATTTTGCGGTTTCTGGCGCAACAAGCGGACAAGATAATGCGGGTAATGCTATGAACCCACCCTTTCCCATCGACTTACCAGGGTTAGAAGATCAGGTAACTGCCTTTACTGGGTTATTTGCTCCCGCTCAACAGGCTAATTCAGACGCTCTGTACATCATCTGGGTTGGAACGAATAATTTATTAGGGGCGTTTTCCCCCGTAACACCCGATAATCCTTTTGCTCCCTTTAGCGATTTTACCACCAATGCCCAACAACCTGTCGATGATATTGCCGCAGCTATTACGATTTTGCACGAGTTAGGGGCTAGAAATTTCCTGATAGGTAATTTATTTGATTTAGGGGATACACGGTTAGCGGCTGAATTTGAAGCCATTCGAGTGTCTACTCCAGAACCTTCAGCAACTCCACTAATAACCTTTCTGGCGGCCTTAGGACTGGGAACTCACGGGGTGAGAAAAAGCCTAAAGCGTAGACAGAGGGTAAGAGGAGGGGTTCAGGATCAATCAATCTAAAAAAAGTCAGTCATTTTACGACTTGATCAGGTAAAAAAGTATAGGTTTTAGGCAATAGTTGATTGTTCAATCTTAAGCTTATTTTTATTGATTTTTTGCTTAAGCTGTATAGTCAACTTGTCTATTCCCGATGATCAAAAACTCAGAGGATGTTGATAATTAAGCTTTACTCAATAGTGTAGTTACAGGCGATACAGTATGGTAGAAACAAATAGTCTTTGTTGATCGCTTGAAAAATCAAGATTATCCCTGTTATTTTATGTAGGAGTTTGTGTATGACAACTGTTAAAGTTGGTATCAATGGCTTTGGCCGCATTGGAAGATTAGTCTTTCGCGCGGGTATCCATAACCCTGACTTTGAATTTTTGGGAATTAATGACCTAGTTCCCCCTGATAATATCGCCTATCTGCTCAAATATGACTCCACCCAT is part of the Rippkaea orientalis PCC 8801 genome and harbors:
- the rpsR gene encoding 30S ribosomal protein S18, which gives rise to MSYYRKRLSPIAPSQPIDYKDTELLRKFITERGKLLPRRITGLTAKQQRDLTKAVKRARFLALLPFVNQEA
- the rpmG gene encoding 50S ribosomal protein L33, with translation MAAKKGVRIIITLECTECRTNTDKRSPGVSRYTTSKNRRNTTGRMEIKKFCPHCNTHTIHKEIK
- the psb35 gene encoding photosystem II assembly protein Psb35; its protein translation is MLVLSQLIAVAGQFPTYFVIVYVVGFIAAVTIGSIAWYNSKRPAGWEDAQRPDFVPDLEDKESKS
- a CDS encoding alkene reductase, translating into MNTPTASPSLLSPFELGDISLKNRVAMAPMTRARAGAEGLANPLMAQYYTQRASAGLLITEATSISHQAKGWVHAPNIYTEEHAEAWKQVTEAVRNQGTPIFMQLWHCGRASHSSFQENGQLPVSASAIKINGDYIHTPIGKQPYETPRALETPEIPRIVEDYRQAALKAKMAGFDGVEIHAANGYLINQFLETKTNHRTDKYGGSLENRYRFLQEIVEAILTVFPANRVAVRLSPNGIYNDMGSPDYRETFLYVAQQLNTYGLAYLHLVNGLEFGFHGLGEPMTLAEFRAVFDGPLMGNCGYTQETAEAAIKEGNADLIAFGRPFISNPDLVERFANGWSLNPPADMKDWYSFEPEGYIDFPTY
- a CDS encoding DUF7226 domain-containing protein; amino-acid sequence: MFEFKFADKKLQRKVRKLDFPTEVCQELPQFLEALRQKGEIAKVDYFLGNINRIDAHTFEMQYVSDPINQIVTILDIQIKSIELLKTRFSIPDSWDDKDILEDIPQCDKPQKMIKTLELIHQGLNSSYELGLKLGSKAKQNKDVARHGQYALSTLEELRLIERNRKGRKINLNLTNKGELIAKAPDQETQTRLLIEAMLNYRPVWLIMGAVTEGGKELTDELVKEIAYRPEDHLSDTSNRRSQTLKNWVKFISKFTGIPICLKEKTLQLTIPLIYGNYQSQENL
- a CDS encoding phosphoketolase family protein; its protein translation is MVATPERPTLEQTPLSAEELRQIQAYWRACNYLAVGMIYLRDNPLLKDPLTEDHVKNRLLGHWGSSPGLSFIYIHLNRLIKKYGLDVIYMAGPGHGAPGILGPVYLEGTYSETYPDKSEDEEGMKKFFKQFSFPGGIGSHCTPETPGSIHEGGELGYSLSHAYGAALDNPDLIVAAVVGDGEAETGPLATAWHSNKFINPIRDGAVLPILHLNGYKIANPTILARISHEELEYLFKGYGYKPYFVEGSDPEVMHQKMAATLETAIAEIKHIQQEARTSGVAKRPIWPMIVLRSPKGWTGPASVDGKKTEDFWRSHQVPLSGMHGNPAHIKVLEDWLKSYTPEELFDENGTLIPELKELAPTGHHRMSANPHANGGLLRKDLKMPDFRNYGVEVAKPGTVEVGNTALLGNFLRDVMANNMTNFRVFGPDETASNRLNAIYEISKKVWMGEILPEDADGTEITTDGRVMEMLSEHTLQGWLEGYLLTGRHGFFHTYEAFAHVVDSMFNQHAKWLDICKNEVPWRASVSSLNILLSSTVWRQDHNGFSHQDPGYVDLVTNKSADVVRVYFPPDANCLLSVANHCLKSKDYVNVIVSDKQVHLQYLNMDQAIKHCTKGIGIWDWASNDDCGTEPDHPDVIMASCGDVATKEALAATAILREEFPDLKVRFINVVDLFKLQSEIEHPHGLSDRDFDNLFTKDKPIIFNFHGYPWLIHKLTYRRTNHHNLHVRGYKEKGNINTPLELAINNQIDRFNLVIDVINRVPKLGSAAAYVYERMKNAIIEHRAYAYEHGIDKPEINNWKWPH
- a CDS encoding SGNH/GDSL hydrolase family protein, giving the protein MNQQLLGGMVSAVFSSSLLLATPTTLAANIPAQLSTLTLEFNQKLDQTIVQLNGELTGINIALADVYTLYRDVLPNEFANSDSECFQGPLSAPTSICNNPDSFIFLDNIHPTSATHSRIADISFAVLDNTVKASVDEVFIFGDSLSDRNNFYSFSNGFVPPTVATGGAFAGTPLYSPGAFTDNLLWWEHLINDLGVSSPVSYYDDVFLNIFPTDPTGGINFAVSGATSGQDNAGNAMNPPFPIDLPGLEDQVTAFTGLFAPAQQANSDALYIIWVGTNNLLGAFSPVTPDNPFAPFSDFTTNAQQPVDDIAAAITILHELGARNFLIGNLFDLGDTRLAAEFEAIRVSTPEPSATPLITFLAALGLGTHGVRKSLKRRQRVRGGVQDQSI